In a single window of the Dehalococcoidia bacterium genome:
- a CDS encoding type II toxin-antitoxin system HicA family toxin, with the protein MKRRDLIRELEKMGCILIRHGSKHDWYQNPSSKISQPVPRHNEIKEFLARHIIKMLKN; encoded by the coding sequence ATGAAAAGACGAGACTTGATTCGGGAACTGGAAAAGATGGGGTGTATTCTGATTCGACACGGTTCGAAGCATGATTGGTACCAAAACCCGTCCTCCAAAATATCGCAGCCGGTTCCAAGACACAATGAGATAAAAGAATTCCTGGCCCGACACATCATCAAAATGCTCAAAAACTGA
- a CDS encoding type II toxin-antitoxin system HicA family toxin: MTRPLRITGKETIVALHRAGFELVRVRGSHHFMRHSDGRTTVVPMHSGEIIGPGLMAKILHDCEMTRDEFRSLL, encoded by the coding sequence ATGACAAGGCCTCTCAGAATCACCGGTAAGGAAACTATCGTTGCGTTGCACAGGGCAGGCTTTGAGCTTGTCAGAGTCAGAGGTAGTCACCACTTCATGCGTCATTCGGATGGTCGCACCACAGTCGTTCCCATGCATAGCGGCGAAATAATCGGCCCTGGTCTTATGGCTAAGATCCTCCATGATTGCGAGATGACCCGGGATGAGTTCCGGTCCCTTTTGTAG
- a CDS encoding type II toxin-antitoxin system HicB family antitoxin encodes MEKKRYVYWQDGEMWLGYLEEYPDYMSQGETLTELKDNLKDIISDLLSGEIPCVRRVAELEIV; translated from the coding sequence ATGGAAAAGAAACGATATGTATACTGGCAAGATGGAGAGATGTGGTTGGGTTATCTGGAAGAATACCCGGACTACATGTCTCAAGGCGAAACTCTGACCGAACTCAAGGATAATTTGAAGGACATCATCTCAGATTTGCTGAGCGGCGAAATCCCGTGTGTTCGTAGAGTCGCCGAACTTGAAATAGTATGA